A region of Centropristis striata isolate RG_2023a ecotype Rhode Island chromosome 17, C.striata_1.0, whole genome shotgun sequence DNA encodes the following proteins:
- the LOC131989186 gene encoding zinc finger protein 501-like — protein MSRFWFARELSTPGSRVQQSQRRPGPGATQSGMEENQDPEVPSRPAAGFSSEKQGKRGGLKHHCCQLCDKSYASAAYLKVHLRVHTGEKLYSCDQCGNAFTTARSLRQHQSIHTGEKPYSCDQCGNAFTTAHSLRQHQRIHTGEKPYSCDQCGNAFTTADSLRSHQRIHTGEKPYSCDQCGNTFAEPNTLRRHRRIHTGEKPYSCDQCEKTFVNKHHLERHRRVHTGEKPYVCDQCGKVFSQSHHLNAHRHVHSGAKPYWCEQCGKMFSRSGNLKAHQLIHTGEKPYSCDQCGNAFTTAQNLRQHQRIHTGEKPYSCEQCGSAFTQAENLRQHQRIHTGEKPYSCDQCGKAFTQSQNLRQHQRIHTGEKPYSCEQCGNAFTTAQALRQHQRIHTGEKPYSCDQCGNTFTTAYSLRQHELIHTGEKPYSCDQCGNTFTTAYSLRQHELIHTGEKPYSCGQCEKTFVTKGNLECHRPVHTGKKPYSCGQCGENVFSEKIP, from the exons ATGAGCCGCTTCTGGTTTGCGAGAGAGTTGTCCACTCCAGGATCCAGAGTTCAGCAGTCCCAGCGGAGACCAGGGCCAGGAGCAACACAGAGCGGAATGGAGGAGAACCAGGACCCGGAAGTCCCCAGTAGACCAGCAGCAGGCTTCAGCTCTGAA AAACAGGGGAAAAGAGGGGGACTGAAACATCACTgctgtcagctctgtgacaaaTCCTACGCTTCAGCTGCATATTTAAAGGTTCATCTACGGgttcatactggagagaaactgtacagctgtgaccaatgtgggaacgCTTTTACCACAGCACGGAGCCTGAGACAACATCAAAGcattcatactggagagaaaccttacagctgtgaccagtgtgggaacgcTTTCACCACAGCACATAgcctgagacaacatcaacgcattcatactggagagaagccttacagctgtgaccagtgtgggaacgcTTTCACCACAGCAGATAGCCTGAGAAGTCATCAACGcattcatactggagagaaaccgtacagctgtgaccagtgtgggaacacTTTCGCTGAGCCAAACACCCTGAGGCGACATCGACGtattcatactggagagaaaccgtacagctgtgaccaatgtgagAAGACCTTTGTCAACAAGCATCACCTAGAACGCCACCgacgtgttcacactggagagaaaccatacGTGTGCGACCAATGTGGGAAAGTGTTTTCTCAGAGTCATCATCTTAATGCCCACCGACACGTTCACAGTGGAGCGAAACCATACTGGTGTGAACAATGTGGGAAAATGTTTTCTCGGAGTGGTAACCTTAAAGCTCACCAACTCATTC acactggagagaaaccttatagctgtgaccaatgtgggaacgCTTTCACCACTGCACAGAAcctgagacaacatcaacgcattcatactggagagaagccTTACAGCTGTGAGCAATGTGGGAGCGCTTTCACTCAGGCAGAGAAcctgagacaacatcaacgcattcatactggagagaagccttatagctgtgaccaatgtgggaaagcTTTCACTCAGTCACAGAAcctgagacaacatcaacgcattcatactggagagaagccTTACAGCTGTGAGCAATGTGGGAATGCTTTCACCACTGCACAGGCcctgagacaacatcaacgtattcatactggagagaagccgtacagctgtgaccagtgtgggaacacTTTCACCACGGCATATAGCCTGAGACAACATGAactcattcacactggagagaaaccttacagctgtgaccaatgtgggaacaCTTTCACCACGGCATATAGCCTGAGACAACATGAactcattcacactggagagaagccgtacagctGTGGCCAATGTGAGAAAACCTTTGTTACAAAAGGCAACCTAGAATGCCACAGACCTGTACACACTGGAAAGAAACCGTACAGTTGTGGCCAATGTGGGGAAAATGTGTTCTCTGAGAAAATCCCTTAA